The following are encoded in a window of Platichthys flesus chromosome 11, fPlaFle2.1, whole genome shotgun sequence genomic DNA:
- the ptdss1a gene encoding phosphatidylserine synthase 1 has product MASVYSGSHTLSKHDVNYRMHFRMINEQQVEDITIEFFYRPHTITLLTCTVLSLMYFAFARDDGNTDNNLWVGLILVTSFFLVISVLAFPNGPFTRPHPAIWRMVFGLSVLYFLFLVFIIFLNWQQVKQLMYWLDQNLRYAKREADVMEYAVNCTDITWERILSHFDIFAFSHFWGWGMKALLIRSYGLCWTISITWELTELFFMHLLPNFAECWWDQVILDILLCNGGGIWLGMTVCRFLEMRTYHWASIKDIHTTTGKIKRAALQFTPASWTYVRWLDPKSSLQRVMGVYLFMIIWQLTELNTFFLKHIFVFPACHALSWCRILFVGIITAPTVRQYYAYLTDTQCKRVGTQCWVFGAIAFLEALACIKFGQELFSKTQILYVILWLVCLAFITFLCLYVMVWYAENYGPRGKCFSECDDSNYTEYDEQVSEVFKGETELDEDNPTTRRRGKGSETKSTNGLDGQ; this is encoded by the exons ATGGCGTCCGTCTACAGCGGCTCCCACACCTTGAGCAAGCATGATGTGAACTACAGGATGCATTTCCGAATGATAAACGAGCAGCAGGTCGAGGATATCACCATCGAGTTCTTCTACAGGCCGCACACCATCACCCTGCTGACATGCACGGTGCTCAGTCTGATGTACTTCGCCTTCGCGAG AGATGATGGAAACACTGACAATAACCTCTGGGTGGGGCTCATCCTGGTCACCTCCTTCTTCCTTGTCATCAGTGTTTTGGCCTTTCCAAACG GCCCATTCACCAGGCCACACCCAGCGATATGGCGAATGGTTTTTG GTCTGAGTGTCCTCTACTTCCTGTTCCTGGttttcatcatcttcctcaacTGGCAGCAAGTGAAACAGCTGATGTACTGGTTGGACCAAAACCTGCGCTACGCCAAGAGAGAAGCAGACGTAATG GAATATGCTGTGAACTGCACTGACATCACCTGGGAGAGAATCCTGagccattttgacatttttgcatTCAGCCATTTCTGGGGTTGGGGCATGAAGGCCCTGCTCATTCGAAGCTATGGCCTGTGCTGGACCATCAGTATTACCTGGGAGCTAACTGAG CTGTTCTTCATGCATCTGCTGCCTAACTTTGCTGAGTGCTGGTGGGACCAGGTGATTCTGGATATTCTGCTGTGTAATGGAGGGGGCATCTGGCTTGGCATGACTGTGTGTCGCTTTCTGGAGATGAGGACCTACCACTGGGCCAGTATTAA GGACATCCACACCACCACTGGGAAGATCAAACGAGCCGCGCTACAGTTCACCCCCGCAAGCTGGACCTACGTACGCTGGCTGGACCCCAAGTCTTCACTGCAACGAGTGATGGGCGTCTACCTCTTCATGATCATCTGGCAG CTAACCGAGTTGAACACATTCTTCCTCAAGCacatctttgtgtttcctgcGTGCCATGCTCTGAGCTGGTGTCGAATCTTGTTCGTCGGTATCATCACAGCTCCAACCGTCAG GCAGTATTATGCGtacctgacagacacacaatgcaaGAGAGTTGGGACCCAGTGTTGGGTGTTTGG GGCTATTGCTTTCCTGGAGGCCTTGGCCTGCATTAAGTTTGGACAGGAgttgttttcaaaaacacagatcctCTATGTGATCCTCTGGCTAGTGTGTTTG GCCTTCATAACATTCCTGTGCCTGTATGTAATGGTGTGGTATGCAGAAAATTATGGTCCAAGAGGAAAG TGCTTCTCAGAATGCGACGACAGTAATTACACAGAATATGACGAACAGGTGTCAGAAGTATTTAAAG GAGAGACGGAGTTGGATGAGGACAACCCTACAACCAGACGGAGAGGGAAGGGCTCAGAGACCAAATCCACCAACGGCCTGGACGGCCAGTAA
- the LOC133964439 gene encoding E3 ubiquitin-protein ligase NHLRC1-like, with protein MAVNRGPGRLGSLSPEGILREAQINLLECKVCFEKFCSQQRERRPRNLSCGHVLCLECITALSHPLLRKLECPFCRQLCRVDSTSHCQVLCDLQELLSSWSPRSSAPPRRASGGFKSAAGLTSSTLHLHAAFGGWGTLINPTGIAVLGSSGTIVVVHDGEKGVVVFSPQGKLLNSFGRRGKASGELWHPVDVAVTPCGYVVVTDAGDKAVKIFTSRGNHVLTVRDSFQVPWGVGINGDGHLLVTDIQAGALFHVKVDYTRGVVLEHRTAISELQQPKAVACCPVTGNTVVMEHVTNHTPPPVRQQNTRLKVFSKDFHLLHQTDPFSLTLQSTVRLNMSGVVFDAAGDVLVTDCDQGMVWSLGNLQNGPVLIPLVGDHLIRPVGLVTLDNMLIILDSGEHAVKIYSAKSDTGSTTKLMCEQA; from the coding sequence ATGGCTGTGAATCGTGGTCCCGGACGTCTTGGTAGCCTGAGTCCCGAGGGCATCCTGAGAGAGGCTCAGATCAATTTGCTGGAGTGCAAAGTCTGCTTCGAGAAGTTCTGCAGCCAGCAGAGAGAACGCAGACCACGGAACCTTTCCTGTGGCCATGTACTGTGTCTGGAATGCATCACAGCTCTGTCCCACCCTCTCCTGAGGAAGCTGGAGTGCCCGTTCTGTCGACAGCTGTGCAGGGTTGACAGCACCTCCCACTGTCAGGTTCTCTGTGACCTCCAGGAGCTGCTGTCGTCCTGGAGTCCCAgatcctctgctcctcctcgcaGGGCGTCAGGGGGATTCAAGTCGGCTGCAGGACTGACATCCTCAACACTGCACCTCCACGCAGCTTTTGGTGGCTGGGGGACTCTCATCAACCCCACTGGGATAGCTGTTTTAGGGTCCTCAGGGACAATAGTGGTGGTCCATGATGGAGAGAAGGGGGTGGTTGTGTTTAGCCCACAGGGCAAACTGCTGAATAGCTTTGGGCGAAGAGGAAAAGCCAGTGGAGAGCTCTGGCACCCAGTGGATGTGGCGGTGACTCCCTGTGGTTACGTGGTGGTGACTGATGCAGGGGACAAAGCTGTGAAGATTTTCACCTCCAGAGGGAACCACGTGTTGACGGTCAGGGACTCCTTCCAGGTGCCCTGGGGTGTGGGCATCAACGGCGATGGGCACCTCCTAGTCACAGATATCCAGGCAGGCGCGCTGTTCCATGTCAAAGTGGACTATACTCGTGGTGTTGTTCTGGAGCATCGTACGGCCATTTCTGAGCTCCAGCAGCCAAAAGCAGTGGCCTGCTGTCCAGTGACAGGGAACACTGTGGTGATGGAGCACGTAACCAACCACACGCCTCCACCAGTGAGGCAACAAAACACAAGGCTCAAAGTGTTCAGCAAAGACTTCCACCTGCTCCATCAGACAGACCCTTTCAGCCTGACTCTGCAGTCCACAGTCAGGCTGAACATGTCAGGTGTGGTATTCGACGCAGCTGGAGATGTGCTGGTAACTGACTGTGACCAGGGGATGGTTTGGAGTCTGGGGAATTTGCAGAATGGCCCGGTCCTCATTCCTCTTGTGGGGGACCACCTGATCCGCCCAGTCGGCCTGGTGACACTGGACAACATGCTCATCATTCTGGACAGTGGAGAGCATGCAGTCAAGATTTATTCGGCCAAATCTGACACTGGATCCACGACAAAGCTCATGTGTGAACAGGCCTAG